A genomic region of Halostagnicola larsenii XH-48 contains the following coding sequences:
- a CDS encoding ABC transporter substrate-binding protein: MPTLRFVGRPFEGFERALERQMDSFVNQCDEDVEFVRDHRPLPEIHEELIETGDIADGTYDLFLCLSDWLPASADAGDLHPLDDLIRSNPPSGWPDGWADSMRTLVTYDGATYGVPYHDGPELFHYREDLFENVAEQRAFRGEYGRPLSVPRTWAEFLEVAEFFTRPEEDLWGTVVAALPDGHNNVYDFLIHLWSRGGEVLDDTGQPAFDSDAARDALTYYHDLIHEHEVAPPESVDLESVEVGQFYADGKAAMMWNWAGFGAMAEAADSDVFGHTNYGLIPRAKTENGEHTSLTVLYGLTVPAGSDHPELAYDFIRHATTPESDKITTLEGASGTRFSTWRDPEILRTNSFYSVTEEMNTNAVNTLPQIPEYVELNEILNEMVESVVVDQQQSPSEALSDANRRAEALLE; encoded by the coding sequence ATGCCAACGCTTCGATTCGTCGGACGTCCCTTCGAGGGATTCGAGCGAGCGCTTGAGCGACAGATGGATTCGTTCGTGAACCAGTGCGACGAGGACGTCGAGTTCGTTCGCGATCACCGGCCGCTTCCGGAGATTCACGAGGAACTCATCGAGACAGGCGATATCGCAGACGGCACGTACGATCTGTTTCTCTGTCTTAGCGACTGGTTGCCCGCGTCGGCCGACGCCGGCGACCTCCATCCGCTCGACGATTTGATCCGGTCCAATCCGCCCTCGGGCTGGCCCGACGGGTGGGCCGATAGCATGCGAACGCTCGTTACCTACGACGGAGCTACGTACGGTGTTCCCTACCACGACGGCCCCGAGCTGTTCCACTACCGGGAGGATCTCTTCGAAAACGTGGCAGAACAGCGTGCGTTTCGCGGGGAGTACGGCAGGCCGCTGTCAGTGCCTCGAACGTGGGCCGAGTTTCTCGAGGTCGCCGAGTTCTTCACGCGCCCGGAGGAAGACCTCTGGGGGACCGTCGTCGCCGCGTTGCCGGATGGGCACAACAACGTCTACGATTTCCTGATCCACCTCTGGAGTCGCGGCGGAGAAGTTCTCGATGACACGGGACAACCAGCGTTCGATAGCGACGCGGCCCGGGATGCGCTGACGTACTACCATGACCTGATTCACGAACACGAGGTCGCGCCACCGGAGTCCGTCGACCTCGAAAGCGTCGAGGTCGGACAATTCTACGCCGACGGGAAGGCGGCGATGATGTGGAACTGGGCGGGATTCGGCGCCATGGCCGAAGCCGCGGATTCCGACGTGTTCGGTCACACGAACTACGGACTGATTCCGCGAGCGAAGACGGAGAACGGAGAACATACGTCGCTGACTGTTCTCTATGGGTTGACGGTACCCGCTGGAAGCGATCACCCCGAACTCGCCTACGACTTCATCAGACACGCGACGACGCCCGAAAGCGACAAGATCACCACGCTCGAGGGCGCGTCCGGAACTCGATTCTCGACCTGGCGCGACCCCGAAATTCTGCGGACGAACTCGTTTTACTCCGTCACGGAGGAGATGAACACGAACGCCGTCAACACGTTACCACAGATTCCCGAGTACGTCGAGCTAAACGAGATCCTGAACGAGATGGTTGAGTCAGTCGTCGTCGACCAGCAACAGTCCCCGTCGGAAGCACTCTCGGATGCGAACCGTCGCGCCGAAGCGTTGCTCGAGTAG
- a CDS encoding MaoC family dehydratase, protein MDAPAKDTERYFEAIEEGERYSVDHQRTITEADIVNFAGISSDFHPLHMSKTAATESDFDGRIAHGNLVFSIAEAMVADMNPRSFSYGYDDLRFVDPVLVDTTISASRKVIETEPYNDDLGRVVYEYEVQDEAGETLLVCKHITLVERES, encoded by the coding sequence ATGGACGCACCAGCCAAAGACACCGAACGGTACTTCGAAGCAATCGAGGAAGGAGAGCGATACAGCGTGGACCACCAACGGACGATAACGGAAGCCGATATCGTGAACTTCGCAGGGATCTCCTCGGACTTCCACCCGCTTCACATGAGCAAGACGGCAGCTACCGAATCCGACTTCGATGGGCGAATCGCCCACGGAAACCTCGTCTTCTCGATTGCCGAGGCGATGGTCGCGGACATGAATCCACGATCGTTTTCGTATGGGTACGATGACCTCCGATTTGTCGATCCCGTTCTCGTCGATACGACGATTTCTGCCTCCCGGAAAGTCATCGAGACAGAACCGTACAACGACGACCTCGGTCGAGTCGTCTACGAGTACGAGGTCCAAGACGAAGCCGGCGAGACGCTACTGGTCTGTAAACACATCACGCTCGTCGAGCGCGAGTCGTAG
- a CDS encoding Gfo/Idh/MocA family protein has protein sequence MVDPNYDYVEEYGRYDHYDIGIVGCGEIVQSAHLPAYDDAGFSVVGVTDVDEQRALEVAETFDLEAYPSVEVMAEQVDVVDIAIPPQYQREIVETVIGAGCHVLCQKPLAMAFDDANAIRDTIAEADVIAAVNQQMRWEKSIRAVSELLEKGALGTPLRGTIDVNIETDWANWGWMLAAPRLEVLFHSVHYLDALRYLFGDPDGVYSLMARDPAQEANGETRTTHTLTYPDQLRAVVDVNHNNWADPYARFRFEGTKGVARGTIGLFDYYPDSGPDTFEFRSRSAEAWETHEVPDAWFPDAFIGTMGSLLRAIDEGTTPPTNPDDNIRTLQLANATYLSWNEERVVDPATVENDHVPNL, from the coding sequence ATGGTCGATCCGAATTACGATTACGTCGAGGAGTACGGCAGGTACGATCACTACGACATCGGTATCGTCGGCTGCGGTGAGATCGTCCAGAGCGCCCATCTCCCGGCGTACGACGACGCCGGGTTTTCTGTCGTCGGGGTCACGGATGTAGACGAACAACGAGCACTCGAAGTCGCGGAAACGTTCGATCTCGAAGCCTATCCAAGCGTCGAGGTGATGGCCGAGCAGGTGGATGTCGTCGATATCGCGATTCCTCCCCAGTACCAACGTGAAATCGTCGAGACGGTCATTGGCGCCGGTTGTCACGTCCTGTGTCAGAAGCCGCTCGCGATGGCGTTCGACGACGCGAACGCGATCCGTGACACCATCGCCGAGGCGGACGTGATTGCGGCTGTCAACCAGCAAATGCGCTGGGAGAAGTCCATCCGAGCGGTATCGGAACTCCTCGAGAAGGGCGCGCTCGGAACGCCGCTCCGGGGGACAATCGATGTCAACATCGAAACCGACTGGGCGAACTGGGGATGGATGCTTGCCGCACCGCGACTCGAAGTGTTGTTCCACAGTGTCCACTATCTGGACGCCTTGCGATACCTTTTCGGCGATCCAGACGGCGTCTACTCGCTGATGGCACGGGATCCGGCACAGGAGGCAAACGGCGAGACGCGGACGACACACACGTTGACCTATCCCGACCAGCTCCGCGCGGTCGTCGACGTCAATCACAACAATTGGGCCGATCCATACGCTCGCTTCCGCTTCGAGGGGACCAAGGGGGTCGCTCGTGGAACGATCGGACTCTTCGATTACTATCCGGACAGTGGCCCGGACACGTTCGAGTTCCGGTCCCGATCGGCCGAAGCATGGGAAACCCACGAGGTCCCCGACGCATGGTTCCCGGATGCGTTCATCGGGACGATGGGATCGTTGCTACGCGCGATCGACGAGGGAACAACGCCGCCGACCAACCCCGACGACAATATCCGAACGCTTCAACTCGCGAACGCGACGTATCTGTCGTGGAACGAGGAGCGAGTGGTCGATCCGGCGACCGTCGAGAACGATCACGTTCCAAACCTGTAA
- a CDS encoding L-rhamnose mutarotase: MSDELERTVYLQRIDPDYSEEYLRAHDDVPAEVTDAMERAGVETFQLFVRDDIAVCILEAADLEAYDEVMAEDSDVQAWERRVAQFKREGVDIDADAGEQVPYMEEVWSFEPAS, translated from the coding sequence ATGTCCGATGAACTCGAGCGAACGGTCTATCTCCAGCGAATCGACCCCGACTACTCGGAGGAATATCTCCGAGCCCACGACGACGTTCCGGCGGAGGTTACGGACGCGATGGAACGGGCTGGCGTCGAGACATTTCAGCTATTTGTCCGCGATGATATCGCGGTCTGCATCCTCGAGGCTGCGGACCTCGAGGCCTATGACGAAGTGATGGCAGAAGATTCCGACGTCCAAGCGTGGGAACGCCGCGTGGCGCAGTTCAAACGCGAGGGCGTCGACATCGATGCTGATGCCGGTGAACAGGTGCCGTACATGGAGGAAGTCTGGTCGTTCGAACCAGCGTCCTAA
- a CDS encoding amidohydrolase family protein, translating to MDVIDTHTHAWGVSTDELPWQAPVLPPEWSDPYTHQDLVADMDAAGVSESVIVTTPLYGRGVRANEYTMRSIEAHPDRLYGVGLLDFFQQDTEDVLAALKRVTGHPRMLGVRMHAALEYERIPTTMDRHGNWILDERLDPVWRTAADLETCIFVFPKAQQLEHLIELAGRYPETTVVVDHMAWPDETTAPNDEPWTDFSALARHENAYVKVSSVPRSSTESWPYEDMHGYVENLLEWFGPERLLLGSDYPWMDKWASYGDCLSWLETVDSLSRRDRAYLSHRTFRSLHG from the coding sequence ATGGACGTAATCGATACGCACACCCATGCGTGGGGCGTCTCCACAGACGAACTTCCTTGGCAAGCACCGGTCCTCCCACCCGAGTGGTCGGACCCGTATACGCATCAAGACCTCGTGGCGGACATGGACGCAGCGGGCGTCTCCGAATCGGTCATCGTCACCACGCCGTTGTACGGCCGCGGCGTCCGAGCGAACGAATACACCATGCGAAGCATCGAGGCGCACCCGGATCGGCTCTACGGCGTCGGACTGCTGGATTTTTTCCAGCAGGATACTGAGGACGTTCTTGCAGCGCTCAAACGCGTCACGGGCCATCCGCGAATGCTCGGCGTCCGCATGCACGCGGCACTCGAGTACGAGCGGATCCCGACGACTATGGATCGCCACGGTAACTGGATACTCGACGAGCGCCTCGATCCGGTGTGGCGAACAGCGGCTGACCTCGAGACGTGTATTTTCGTGTTTCCGAAGGCACAACAACTCGAGCACCTGATCGAACTTGCCGGTCGCTATCCCGAGACGACCGTCGTCGTAGATCACATGGCCTGGCCGGACGAGACAACCGCACCCAACGACGAGCCGTGGACCGATTTTTCCGCGCTCGCACGCCACGAGAACGCCTACGTCAAGGTGAGTTCCGTTCCGCGCTCGTCGACTGAATCGTGGCCGTACGAGGATATGCACGGCTACGTCGAGAACCTCCTCGAGTGGTTCGGTCCCGAACGGCTGTTGCTCGGCTCGGATTACCCGTGGATGGACAAATGGGCAAGCTACGGCGACTGCCTCTCGTGGCTCGAAACCGTCGACTCGCTCTCTCGACGCGACAGAGCATACCTCTCCCATCGGACGTTTCGCAGCCTCCACGGTTGA
- a CDS encoding alpha-L-fucosidase: MTDKDSSTDRSIDTEIDRRSTERKAPRRRFLAASAAMVAGSTVGVMPATAGPPRSAPDDFEAFEKRVDETVSNVRSVVDDGPFEPDWDSLANVTHVPEWFRDGKFGIFCHWGPYSAPAYAHEWYPRQMYNLDNSINDYHIETYGEPDSHPYQEFIPEFTAEAFDAAEWADLFDRAGAKYAGPVVEHHDGWSLWDSDVSPWNAVDTGPERNLTGELESAIRDRGMRFVTTFHHSYNLIGEDGYFSFAYENYESVTEGYPDRVMYGNLPEALQYDTWLAKLAEVISGYQPDFVWFDWGLPDIPEEYQQRFLAYYHNQATEWDRDVVTTNKHDVLPMDVSVADFELGRPREMQEQAWNAEFKVADEGGWGYVEDRTFHSATHLVHVLIDIVSKNGQLLLSIGPRVDGTIEQTERDRLIAIGEWLETNGDAIYETRPWDAFGEGPTRVEAGGEFIGDVEYGPEDVRYTRSKDGDTVYAIVMGWPGPGEFAFEGMEVCNPTNAPFTPPGHGGTPPGHGVPSPEHCAGPSEQSRKPTEHGDAFRTDAETADTPDDIPPKRGATPPSNSPYAVRLLGHGPVPYYVSDDNHPTVVVPDVPESDRPSDIAIVVALEDIDLQPTEAAHE, from the coding sequence ATGACTGACAAAGACTCGTCCACAGATCGAAGCATCGACACGGAGATAGATAGGCGGTCGACGGAGCGCAAAGCACCGAGGCGACGATTTCTCGCGGCCAGCGCAGCGATGGTGGCGGGATCGACAGTTGGGGTGATGCCGGCGACAGCCGGACCGCCACGGTCTGCTCCCGACGATTTCGAGGCGTTCGAAAAGCGAGTCGACGAAACGGTTTCGAACGTCCGATCGGTCGTCGACGATGGCCCATTCGAACCGGACTGGGACTCCCTCGCCAACGTAACTCACGTCCCGGAGTGGTTCCGAGACGGGAAATTCGGCATCTTCTGTCACTGGGGGCCGTACTCGGCCCCGGCGTACGCGCACGAGTGGTATCCACGCCAGATGTACAATCTCGACAACAGCATCAACGACTACCACATCGAAACGTACGGTGAACCCGATTCACACCCATACCAGGAGTTCATTCCAGAGTTTACCGCGGAGGCGTTCGACGCCGCAGAGTGGGCCGATCTCTTCGATCGAGCGGGAGCGAAATACGCAGGCCCGGTCGTCGAACACCACGACGGCTGGTCGCTGTGGGACTCAGACGTTTCCCCCTGGAACGCCGTCGACACTGGACCGGAACGAAATCTCACGGGCGAACTCGAGTCCGCGATCCGAGACCGGGGCATGCGGTTCGTCACGACGTTCCATCACTCGTACAATCTGATCGGCGAGGACGGCTACTTCTCGTTCGCGTACGAGAACTACGAATCGGTTACGGAGGGTTACCCGGATCGAGTGATGTACGGGAACCTCCCCGAGGCATTGCAGTACGATACGTGGCTCGCCAAACTCGCAGAAGTGATTTCGGGATACCAGCCCGATTTCGTCTGGTTCGATTGGGGACTCCCTGATATCCCCGAGGAGTACCAGCAGCGCTTTCTCGCGTATTACCACAACCAAGCGACAGAGTGGGATCGGGACGTCGTCACTACGAACAAGCACGATGTACTGCCGATGGACGTCAGCGTGGCTGACTTCGAACTCGGGCGGCCTCGAGAGATGCAAGAGCAGGCGTGGAACGCGGAGTTCAAAGTCGCGGACGAAGGCGGTTGGGGATACGTCGAAGACCGCACCTTCCACTCCGCGACGCACCTCGTCCACGTGTTGATCGATATCGTCAGCAAAAACGGACAGTTGTTGTTGAGTATTGGCCCCAGAGTCGACGGAACGATCGAACAGACAGAACGTGACCGGCTGATAGCGATCGGCGAGTGGCTCGAGACGAACGGTGACGCGATCTACGAAACGCGCCCGTGGGATGCGTTCGGTGAGGGGCCGACCAGAGTTGAAGCCGGTGGGGAATTCATCGGCGATGTCGAGTACGGACCCGAAGACGTCCGATATACGCGTTCGAAAGACGGTGACACCGTGTACGCTATCGTGATGGGGTGGCCAGGCCCCGGTGAGTTCGCGTTCGAGGGGATGGAGGTCTGTAACCCCACAAACGCACCTTTCACCCCTCCCGGACACGGTGGAACGCCACCCGGACACGGAGTACCGTCACCTGAACACTGCGCCGGACCATCCGAACAGAGCCGAAAGCCGACTGAACACGGTGATGCGTTCCGCACCGATGCTGAAACGGCAGATACACCCGACGATATCCCGCCGAAGCGCGGCGCGACGCCCCCCAGTAACTCCCCCTACGCTGTTCGATTGCTCGGCCACGGACCGGTTCCGTACTACGTTTCCGACGACAACCATCCCACAGTCGTCGTTCCCGACGTGCCCGAGTCAGACCGACCGAGTGATATCGCGATAGTGGTCGCGCTCGAGGATATCGATCTACAGCCAACCGAAGCGGCTCACGAGTGA
- a CDS encoding sugar ABC transporter substrate-binding protein, translating to MHMTSRRGYLAAIGTASAIGVAGCMGDDNGDSLRVGVSQHLVGGDWVTAFYEAGELYAEEEGISYNVVSHDEDSAEQVTDIKQFVAEGYDGIIVAPFDESVDQAIDEAANSDIPVFTVNDPGSTDSIKTFTAFGNAEAGQTCAELMIENLEDQYSSQDEYSVLHVRGDFNQASNARTDGFDEYIEEQDQIEVIDTIQTDWSIEDSQSTTEEYLSANDAPDGIYATNMTCGIGVQNALEQLDLDSPAGEDDHIVHTQPDAGPDVNPLIKDGYIDAAVDQPAHFYIPLAIKQMLDYFEDGDDALPQPGDTVDEEDYSFDPIEYEGSQLWEDPIWAPAEVEEQDGHTHVLTAGITVTDENVDNPGLWGNIWG from the coding sequence ATGCACATGACTAGCAGACGCGGCTACCTAGCAGCCATAGGTACCGCAAGTGCGATAGGGGTAGCTGGTTGTATGGGAGACGATAACGGTGATTCACTTCGGGTCGGTGTCTCACAACATCTCGTCGGCGGGGACTGGGTTACCGCATTTTACGAGGCGGGGGAACTGTACGCTGAAGAAGAAGGAATCAGCTACAATGTCGTCAGCCACGACGAAGATTCCGCCGAACAGGTGACCGATATAAAACAGTTCGTGGCGGAGGGATACGATGGGATTATCGTTGCACCGTTCGATGAATCGGTCGACCAGGCGATCGATGAAGCTGCGAATTCGGACATTCCTGTCTTCACTGTTAACGATCCCGGGTCAACCGATTCCATCAAAACGTTCACCGCCTTCGGAAACGCCGAGGCAGGACAAACTTGTGCAGAACTGATGATCGAAAACCTGGAGGATCAGTACTCGAGCCAGGACGAGTATAGCGTTCTCCATGTTCGTGGCGATTTCAATCAGGCTTCGAACGCCCGGACGGACGGCTTTGATGAGTATATCGAAGAACAGGATCAGATCGAAGTCATCGATACGATACAGACAGACTGGAGTATAGAAGACTCACAGTCGACAACCGAGGAATATCTGAGCGCGAACGATGCGCCAGACGGAATCTACGCAACGAACATGACGTGCGGTATCGGGGTCCAGAACGCACTCGAGCAGTTAGATCTCGATTCTCCAGCGGGGGAAGACGACCACATCGTTCACACGCAACCGGACGCTGGACCAGACGTTAACCCACTTATCAAAGATGGATACATCGATGCTGCTGTCGACCAGCCCGCACATTTCTACATTCCGTTAGCGATCAAACAAATGCTTGATTACTTTGAAGACGGTGACGATGCGTTGCCGCAACCCGGGGACACTGTTGACGAGGAGGATTACTCGTTTGATCCGATCGAATACGAAGGATCACAGCTCTGGGAAGATCCGATCTGGGCTCCCGCCGAAGTCGAGGAGCAAGACGGCCACACGCATGTCTTGACCGCTGGGATTACCGTTACTGACGAAAACGTTGATAACCCAGGTCTTTGGGGGAATATTTGGGGCTAA
- a CDS encoding ABC transporter permease, whose protein sequence is MSSSNIVTRQFDRLPEQSVLILIENMIWPILAIISFFILLFVPRVFTNTATLELMLFAAVPLGLIVLAESICLLSGHFDLSVGAIAGFSAVFTAMALAEWNLIANPFLGILLIIAVGCAIGAMNGIMIAKFGMNPFLQTLAFFIIFGGGKLALTTQPISGLPEGYTAAGNSAPVAIGILLASFAVMAGIFKYTEFGQAVYAVGSDKEAARAVGINTERTIILVYTLSGFFCAIAGLMLSGYTGLVSPNVADDMVFSAFAAAIIGGISLFGGRGKLLGALGGVLLLSIIETALTVSGFDPTLIEVMNGIVLMIAILLYNMKENIRGQVLSAGANT, encoded by the coding sequence ATGAGTTCATCAAATATCGTAACGCGTCAGTTTGATCGGCTTCCCGAGCAATCGGTATTGATTCTGATCGAGAACATGATTTGGCCGATATTGGCCATTATCTCCTTTTTTATTCTACTTTTCGTTCCACGAGTCTTTACGAATACAGCCACGCTCGAGTTGATGTTGTTCGCAGCGGTACCACTCGGTCTCATTGTCTTAGCGGAGAGTATCTGCCTACTATCGGGGCACTTTGATCTCTCAGTCGGTGCAATTGCCGGGTTCTCAGCTGTATTCACCGCAATGGCACTTGCTGAGTGGAACCTCATCGCTAACCCGTTTCTCGGGATCTTGCTTATCATCGCTGTCGGATGTGCAATTGGCGCGATGAACGGTATTATGATCGCCAAATTCGGCATGAACCCATTTCTACAGACGTTAGCGTTCTTCATCATTTTCGGTGGTGGCAAACTCGCGTTGACGACACAGCCCATTTCAGGGCTTCCAGAGGGATACACTGCGGCAGGAAACAGCGCTCCTGTCGCAATTGGTATCCTGCTCGCATCCTTTGCAGTCATGGCAGGAATATTCAAATATACGGAGTTTGGGCAGGCCGTATATGCTGTTGGTAGTGACAAAGAAGCGGCACGCGCTGTTGGAATTAACACTGAACGAACAATTATCTTGGTCTACACACTAAGTGGATTCTTTTGTGCAATCGCTGGACTGATGCTGTCCGGGTACACTGGACTCGTCTCACCAAACGTTGCCGACGATATGGTGTTCTCAGCCTTTGCGGCCGCGATAATCGGTGGAATCAGTCTCTTTGGAGGCCGCGGAAAACTACTCGGGGCCCTCGGTGGTGTATTGCTGCTTAGCATCATCGAAACGGCACTGACTGTTAGTGGATTCGATCCAACGCTCATCGAAGTAATGAACGGTATCGTCCTCATGATCGCGATCCTGCTATACAACATGAAAGAGAACATCCGTGGACAGGTTCTGTCAGCGGGGGCAAACACATGA
- a CDS encoding ATP-binding cassette domain-containing protein, whose protein sequence is MSSERTNITDTNDQLPETNSIISIEHVEKLFGRIVALEDVNLTVRENEILALIGDNGAGKSTLMNILCGVHKPTAGTINLRGESVEFESPEEARNRGIETVYQDLALMDDLDVATNIFMGNFPSRKFGPVNSINWDKTYSRAKNIIETHLKRDINPRAEVEFHSGGERQLVAIARALAFDPDIVILDEPTSALSVDATELVQDTVRNLQENGKTIIIVSHSLDEIFELADRVGVLYQGRIAEVADTDSVTKDELSSLMVTGQRS, encoded by the coding sequence ATGAGTAGCGAACGAACGAATATCACTGACACTAACGACCAGTTGCCCGAAACGAACAGCATAATCTCTATCGAACACGTCGAGAAGCTCTTCGGCCGCATCGTTGCACTCGAGGATGTCAATTTGACGGTCCGTGAGAACGAAATTCTCGCGCTCATTGGAGATAACGGTGCAGGGAAATCTACCCTGATGAATATCCTCTGTGGTGTTCACAAACCGACGGCGGGGACGATCAATCTCCGCGGCGAATCAGTCGAATTTGAAAGCCCAGAAGAGGCTCGTAACCGTGGAATCGAAACGGTGTATCAGGATCTAGCACTGATGGACGATCTCGATGTGGCGACGAATATCTTCATGGGAAACTTCCCGTCCAGAAAGTTTGGGCCTGTTAACTCTATCAACTGGGACAAAACGTACAGTCGAGCCAAAAACATCATCGAGACTCACCTCAAACGCGATATTAACCCCCGTGCCGAGGTCGAGTTCCACTCGGGCGGGGAACGACAACTCGTCGCAATCGCTCGAGCGCTCGCGTTCGATCCGGATATTGTCATTCTGGACGAACCGACGAGCGCCCTCTCGGTTGACGCAACCGAGCTGGTTCAGGATACAGTTCGGAATCTCCAGGAGAACGGGAAGACGATTATTATCGTCAGCCACAGTCTCGATGAAATCTTCGAACTTGCAGACCGGGTCGGTGTCCTCTATCAGGGACGAATAGCAGAGGTTGCAGATACTGACTCGGTGACGAAAGACGAACTCAGCTCGTTGATGGTGACCGGTCAGCGATCGTAA
- a CDS encoding SDR family NAD(P)-dependent oxidoreductase, producing MAGQTTFDYSGESAIVTGSTSGIGRGIAEALARADADVVINSRTESDVDSTVSDLETYGDGTVVGVAADLSEPTEIETLVEQAISSVGDVSILVNNAAIWPDERSMIDASLEDWELTMDVNVRSQYYASKLVAQHMIDNDTDGSIVNIGSQTGDRRAGRRGLYGTSKTAVNGLTWRMAHELAEEGIRMNAVSTDVTMSRQLRYEANQISNEDPNRSTDDVLEEWGNERPLGRLGDAEDLANAVLYLCSDAASYVVGTIVRVSGGGNLQ from the coding sequence ATGGCTGGACAGACGACATTCGACTATAGCGGTGAGTCCGCTATCGTTACCGGATCGACCAGTGGTATCGGTCGTGGAATCGCCGAGGCACTTGCACGAGCTGATGCAGACGTCGTTATCAACTCGCGAACTGAATCCGATGTCGACTCGACGGTCTCGGACCTCGAAACGTATGGTGACGGAACAGTAGTCGGCGTGGCAGCCGATCTCTCCGAACCTACAGAAATAGAGACACTGGTCGAACAAGCAATTTCGTCGGTCGGAGACGTCTCCATTCTCGTCAACAACGCTGCTATTTGGCCGGATGAAAGGTCGATGATCGACGCGTCACTCGAGGACTGGGAGCTAACCATGGACGTTAATGTTCGATCGCAGTACTACGCATCGAAACTCGTTGCACAACACATGATCGACAACGATACTGATGGATCGATTGTCAATATCGGGAGTCAGACCGGCGATCGCCGAGCAGGAAGACGGGGGCTATACGGGACATCAAAAACGGCCGTTAACGGGCTCACATGGCGAATGGCCCACGAATTAGCCGAAGAAGGGATTCGAATGAACGCGGTTTCTACTGATGTTACTATGTCGAGACAGCTTCGATACGAAGCAAACCAAATCTCAAACGAAGATCCGAACCGGAGTACTGACGACGTGCTCGAGGAATGGGGAAACGAGCGACCGCTTGGTCGGCTTGGTGATGCTGAAGACCTCGCTAATGCCGTGTTGTATCTCTGTAGTGACGCTGCCTCCTACGTCGTCGGAACGATCGTCCGAGTTAGCGGTGGTGGCAATCTTCAATAA